The Carassius gibelio isolate Cgi1373 ecotype wild population from Czech Republic chromosome B22, carGib1.2-hapl.c, whole genome shotgun sequence genome window below encodes:
- the LOC127988515 gene encoding SLAM family member 5-like, protein MLCLFALLYYLRHLLGVFCVETDEIKSLSVMEGESVTLNTDVTVTQRNKILWKFGDRGLLIALLDDNEVSLFNGTEGQFRDRLQLDHQTGSLTIRNIRTTDSGLYELNIKGGTGEQVKTFNVTVYSHLLIPVISRDSSQCSSSSSSQQNCSLLCSVVNVSAVTLSWYKGNSLLSNISVSDLSISLSLPLEVKYQDNNTYSCVINNPIRNLTTHLDITQICQPCSEIHCCGVTEASIRLAVAVLVGVAAVAFVVYDIRSRNAV, encoded by the exons ATGCTTTGCCTGTTTGCCTTGCTTTATTATTTAAGGCATCTCTTAG GAGTGTTTTGCGTTGAGACAGATGAAATAAAGTCATTGTCGGTGATGGAGGGAGAATCTGTCACACTAAACACTGATGTTACTGTAACACAGAGAAATAAGATACTGTGGAAGTTTGGAGATCGAGGTCTTCTCATAGCTCTCTTAGATGACAACGAGGTCTCATTATTTAATGGTACTGAAGGACaattcagagacagactgcagctggatcatcagactggatctctgaccatcaggaACATCAGAACCACTGACTCTGGACTCTATGAACTCAACATTAAGGGAGGGACAGGGGAACAAGTCAAGACATTTAATGTCACTGTCTATT CTCATCTGCTCAttcctgtcatcagcagagactcttcacaatgttcttcatcatcttcatcacagcagaattgttcactgttgtgttcagtggtgaatgtgagtgctgtgactctctcctggtacaaaggaaacagtttattgtccaacatcagtgtgtctgatctcagcatcagtctttCTCTTCCTCTGGAGGTGAAATATCAGGATAACAACacctacagctgtgtgatcaacaatcccatcagaaacctgactacacatctggacatcactcaaaTCTGTCAACCTTGTTCAG AAATTCACTGTTGTGGTGTTACTGAAGCTTCAATCCGATTGGCCGTCGCTGTTCTGGTGGGTGTGGCTGCTGTTGCTTTTGTagtttatgacatcagatccagaaATGCAGTGTAA